The Salvia miltiorrhiza cultivar Shanhuang (shh) chromosome 1, IMPLAD_Smil_shh, whole genome shotgun sequence genome has a window encoding:
- the LOC130992939 gene encoding uncharacterized protein LOC130992939, which produces MKQHSWIVLRPVCFFVFLILVVLCLAALLITIWFNKVASIEKEVKLIAHSSHQHFISEIHNAAAFFSPNNASAINFARILSFSLDNNNDLHFPNIESKVVPALFQAFSTIPYLSQIIL; this is translated from the exons ATGAAGCAACATTCCTGGATTGTGTTGCGTCCCGTTTGTTTCTTCGTTTTCCTG ATACTTGTGGTGTTGTGTTTGGCTGCTCTGTTGATCACGATATGGTTCAACAAGGTCGCATCAATCGAAAAGGAAGTGAAGTTGATAGCACACAGCAGCCATCAACATTTTATATCTGAAATTCACAATGCAGCTGCCTTCTTCTCTCCCAACAATGCTTCAGCCATCAACTTTGCCCGAATTTTGAGTTTCTCTTTGGATAATAATAATGATCTTCACTTCCCAAATATTGAATCAAAG GTGGTTCCTGCACTATTTCAAGCCTTTTCCACAATACCATACCTGTCTCAGATTATTCTCTAG